A genomic window from Antedon mediterranea chromosome 4, ecAntMedi1.1, whole genome shotgun sequence includes:
- the LOC140047660 gene encoding uncharacterized protein codes for MLKKSIKILIQFSDIAARELDFQKAYNEALKDGSVPVNLGMLKVIGQEGVGKTCLINACLGKIFEEEHKVTDGIAVIRTVSTTWKEAKADSGNPSKQYTKIVTDKLREKKTLNIDMKPPVDDDDDGIVVDYNNHDNNDGAYTVTEAIPFDTEQQLDKDVIKKVEENKEETLEETFNIWDHGGQLIYHGLHRMFITLQALYIVVFDLSKPLDDLATFIDSTGETCKHHWTNLQFILSYILSVYSHSRIVEEDEENEVHKPTILIVGTHKGKLGETEEQQNVEVNASFFSTLLKIAITKDTLLL; via the exons ATGTTgaaaaaatctattaaaatctTGATTCAATTTTCAGATATTGCTGCACGTGAATTAGATTTTCAGAAAGCATACAATGAAGCCTTGAAAGATGGATCCGTTCCAGTCAATCTTGGAATGCTTAAGGTGATTGGACAAGAAGGAGTTGGTAAAACATGCCTCATAAATGCATGTCTTGGAAAGAT ATTTGAGGAAGAACATAAAGTTACAGATGGCATAGCAGTGATAAGGACTGTAAGCACAACATGGAAAGAGGCTAAAGCTGATAGTG GTAATCCTTCaaaacagtatacaaaaatCGTCACTGACAAATTGAGAGAAAAGAAAACTCTAAAC ATTGACATGAAACCACctgtagatgatgatgatgatggtattGTTGTTGACTACAATAACCATGACAACAATGATG GTGCTTATACAGTTACTGAAGCTATCCCATTTGATACAGAGCAGCAATTAGATAAAGATGTTATCAAGAAAGTTGAGGAAAATAAGGAGGAGACTTTGGAAGAAACATTCAACATCTGGGACCATGGGGGACAATTAATCTACCATGGTCTACATCGG ATGTTCATAACACTACAAGCACTATACATTGTTGTGTTTGATCTCAGTAAACCATTGGATGATCTTGCTACTTTCATTGATTCTACTGGA gaaaCGTGTAAACATCATTGGACCAATCTGCAGTTCATATTATCTTACATCCTGTCAGTTTATTCTCATAGTCGTATTGTGGAAGAAGATGAAGAGAATGAAGTTCACAAACCAACTATCCTTATTGTGGGTACACATAAGGGTAAGCTTGGTGAGACTGAAGAACAACAAAATGTTGAGGTTaatgcttcttttttttctacattattaAAGATAGCGATAACCAAAGATACGTTGCTGCTCTAA